A region from the Bacteroidota bacterium genome encodes:
- a CDS encoding DUF2520 domain-containing protein, with translation MQAVILGTGKVAKALGVALLRNGVAIDAVWGRNHSKAAELAQLLETHWVEQPEQLPRSAGVYFIAVSDDAVTEVSARLGTVSGIVVHVAGSLPGHLLSAQHDRHGVFYPLQTFSDNREVSLKNVPIFVQANKTADLQTLKEIASGLSSNVIESTDAMRKRLHLAAVFACNFVNALYAISAGLLEKDGLYFSLLHPLILETAQKATNMPPSKAQTGPARRGDLQAIQNHLNQLDALPREKAIYHLITQYILETYHPDNA, from the coding sequence ATGCAGGCAGTAATCCTCGGAACGGGAAAAGTGGCCAAAGCTTTAGGTGTTGCGCTCCTGCGGAATGGCGTAGCCATTGATGCAGTTTGGGGCAGAAACCATAGCAAAGCGGCCGAGCTTGCACAATTGTTGGAAACCCATTGGGTTGAACAGCCTGAGCAGCTCCCCCGGTCGGCGGGGGTATATTTTATTGCCGTATCCGACGATGCAGTGACTGAAGTTTCTGCACGGCTGGGCACAGTTTCCGGTATTGTGGTGCACGTGGCAGGCAGTCTTCCGGGCCATCTGCTGTCGGCGCAGCACGATCGTCACGGCGTGTTTTATCCGCTTCAGACCTTTTCGGACAACAGGGAAGTGTCGCTCAAAAACGTGCCAATCTTTGTGCAGGCCAACAAAACAGCTGACCTGCAAACACTTAAAGAAATAGCTTCCGGACTCAGCTCGAATGTAATCGAATCTACCGACGCCATGCGAAAGCGCCTGCATCTGGCTGCCGTTTTTGCCTGCAATTTTGTCAATGCACTCTACGCCATAAGCGCCGGACTATTGGAGAAAGACGGACTGTACTTCAGCCTTTTACATCCGCTCATTCTCGAAACTGCCCAAAAAGCTACCAACATGCCTCCATCCAAGGCCCAGACAGGTCCGGCCCGGCGCGGCGACCTGCAGGCCATACAAAACCACTTGAATCAACTCGATGCACTCCCCCGCGAAAAAGCCATTTATCATCTGATCACCCAATATATTCTGGAAACCTACCATCCCGACAACGCATGA
- a CDS encoding MerR family transcriptional regulator, with amino-acid sequence MSTYSIKDLERLTNIKAHTLRIWEKRYGIVEPPRSDTNIRYYTDEDLKKLLNVSILNRHGIKISKIARMSNQEINQKILEVIKPESDYLSQIEGMVVAMIELNEERFERILNQSIIKIGFEESLYHVVYPFFEKVGVLWQTGTINPAQEHFISNLIRMKLFVAIDSLPRVYDTNARTIVLFLPEWELHEIGLLTYYYLSRKNGYRAIYLGQNVPLHDLFSVTQTARPDVLATYFVSAITQTEMEDYIRSLSDYYADQQILISGIQAAGIKFELPDNVRTVSSALEFKRMLKMFARN; translated from the coding sequence ATGTCAACATATTCCATAAAGGATCTGGAGCGATTAACAAATATCAAGGCACACACCTTGCGTATTTGGGAGAAGAGGTATGGGATTGTTGAACCTCCGCGTTCCGACACCAACATCCGCTATTATACCGACGAAGACCTGAAGAAACTGCTCAATGTGAGCATCCTCAACCGCCATGGCATCAAGATTTCGAAGATTGCCCGCATGAGCAATCAGGAAATCAACCAAAAAATCCTTGAAGTCATCAAGCCCGAATCGGACTACCTGAGCCAGATCGAAGGCATGGTGGTGGCCATGATTGAGCTCAACGAGGAACGTTTCGAACGCATTCTCAATCAGAGTATCATCAAAATTGGTTTCGAGGAAAGCCTGTATCATGTGGTCTATCCTTTTTTCGAAAAGGTAGGTGTGCTATGGCAAACGGGCACCATCAATCCTGCCCAGGAGCACTTTATCAGCAACCTGATCAGAATGAAGCTCTTTGTGGCCATCGACAGCCTGCCACGGGTGTACGACACCAATGCGCGGACCATTGTGCTCTTTCTACCCGAATGGGAGCTGCACGAGATTGGTTTGCTCACCTATTATTATCTGTCGCGCAAAAACGGTTACCGGGCCATCTATCTCGGACAGAATGTGCCGCTTCACGATTTGTTTTCGGTGACCCAGACGGCCAGGCCCGACGTATTGGCCACCTATTTTGTCTCGGCCATTACACAAACCGAGATGGAGGACTACATCAGGAGCTTGTCCGATTACTATGCTGATCAGCAAATACTTATCAGTGGAATCCAGGCTGCCGGCATCAAATTCGAACTGCCGGACAATGTGCGCACCGTGAGCTCGGCGCTCGAGTTTAAGCGGATGCTGAAAATGTTTGCCCGGAACTAA
- the maf gene encoding septum formation protein Maf has translation MLDHLKNYRIILASKSPRRQQLLGGMDIDFEVFTNDCDESFPSDMPPVEVAPYLSRKKSLAYPDNELPKDFLLITADTVVIVDGQILNKPGDTAHARQMLNMLQGRRHLVVTGFTLRSATKILTESDVSEVEFMPLDKDEIDYYVHAYKPFDKAGAYGIQEWIGYVGIASVAGSFFNVMGLPTHKLYQALKHFG, from the coding sequence ATGCTTGATCACCTTAAAAATTACCGCATCATACTGGCCTCCAAATCGCCCAGGCGACAACAGCTTCTTGGCGGCATGGATATTGATTTCGAGGTATTTACAAACGATTGCGACGAAAGTTTCCCCTCGGATATGCCTCCTGTGGAAGTGGCGCCTTACCTCAGCCGGAAAAAATCGCTTGCTTACCCGGACAACGAATTGCCCAAAGATTTCCTGCTCATCACAGCGGATACGGTAGTGATTGTGGATGGACAGATCCTGAACAAACCCGGCGACACGGCACATGCCCGGCAAATGCTCAATATGCTGCAAGGGCGCAGGCACCTGGTGGTCACAGGTTTTACTTTGCGCAGTGCCACGAAAATACTCACCGAAAGCGATGTTTCGGAAGTGGAGTTCATGCCGCTCGACAAGGATGAAATAGACTATTACGTGCATGCCTACAAGCCATTCGACAAAGCCGGCGCCTACGGCATTCAGGAATGGATTGGTTATGTGGGCATTGCATCCGTGGCGGGCTCATTTTTTAATGTGATGGGCCTGCCTACACATAAGCTTTACCAGGCATTGAAACATTTCGGATAA
- the lpxB gene encoding lipid-A-disaccharide synthase: MKYYIIAGEASGDLHASNLIKAIKAIDPQARIRAWGGDLMEAQGAELVKHYRDLAFMGFIEVARNIRTIWKNIQLAKREILSFQPDALILVDYPGFNLHTARFAHSHGIRVIYYISPQVWAWKQSRVHTIRRVVSQMLVILPFEQDFYKQFGVNVEFVGHPLLDALNGFVPDINFIDNNKLGQKPIVALLPGSRKQEIKTKLPVMLKVSEQFPEYQFVVAGAPGMSADFYQNLLKGSLVGLVFGQTYQLLAHARAALVTSGTATLETALFNVPQVVCYMANPISYAIARRLVKVKFISLVNLIMGREIVKELIQDELNPQNLAAELTQILDGPHRNEMLNNYAELRQKLGGPGASARAARLIHEGLVEAK, encoded by the coding sequence ATGAAATACTACATCATCGCCGGAGAAGCTTCGGGCGACCTGCACGCCTCGAACCTGATAAAAGCCATCAAGGCTATTGACCCACAGGCACGTATTAGGGCATGGGGCGGCGACCTGATGGAGGCTCAAGGCGCCGAACTTGTGAAACATTACCGCGACCTGGCATTTATGGGATTTATTGAAGTGGCCCGAAATATCCGTACCATCTGGAAAAACATCCAGCTGGCTAAGCGGGAAATCCTGAGCTTTCAACCAGATGCACTGATTCTTGTGGATTATCCCGGCTTCAATTTGCATACAGCCCGCTTTGCCCACAGCCACGGCATCCGCGTTATCTATTACATCTCGCCTCAGGTGTGGGCATGGAAACAGTCGCGCGTGCACACCATTCGCCGCGTGGTCAGCCAGATGCTGGTCATCCTGCCGTTTGAACAGGATTTTTACAAGCAGTTTGGTGTGAATGTGGAATTTGTTGGTCACCCCCTGCTTGATGCATTGAACGGATTTGTGCCCGACATCAACTTTATTGACAACAACAAACTGGGGCAGAAACCCATCGTGGCGCTGCTGCCCGGCAGCCGCAAGCAGGAAATAAAAACCAAACTGCCGGTGATGCTCAAGGTGAGCGAGCAATTTCCTGAATACCAGTTTGTGGTGGCAGGTGCACCTGGCATGAGCGCCGACTTTTATCAAAATCTCCTGAAAGGTAGCCTGGTCGGTCTGGTCTTCGGTCAGACCTATCAGCTGCTGGCCCACGCCAGGGCTGCGCTGGTGACCAGTGGCACAGCCACCCTCGAAACAGCCCTGTTCAATGTACCACAGGTGGTGTGCTACATGGCCAATCCCATATCGTACGCAATCGCACGCCGGCTGGTCAAGGTGAAATTTATCTCACTGGTCAACCTGATCATGGGACGCGAGATTGTGAAGGAACTCATTCAAGATGAGCTCAATCCCCAGAATCTGGCAGCCGAACTCACGCAAATCCTCGATGGCCCGCACCGGAATGAAATGCTCAACAACTACGCGGAACTGCGCCAAAAACTGGGTGGCCCTGGCGCCTCAGCCCGGGCGGCAAGGCTCATACACGAAGGGCTTGTTGAGGCAAAATAG
- a CDS encoding DUF502 domain-containing protein produces MKRSLSRRLMNYFFQGLLYVAPVTLTVWGLKATFNWIDGLLIGLLDDLLKVHIPGLGVLALIITVTLAGFLGTTILFKPLLQQLDKFLSTTPLIKIIYTAFKDLIEAFVGQKKRFNEPVLVKVGKGYELEKIGFITNKDLAFLGIPDHMVAVYLPHSYAWSGNLFIVPAENVRPLDAPATEVMKFIISAGVTQLESQNDNANNK; encoded by the coding sequence ATGAAACGCAGTCTCTCGCGCAGGTTAATGAACTATTTCTTTCAAGGCCTCCTTTATGTGGCCCCGGTCACCCTGACGGTGTGGGGTCTCAAAGCCACTTTCAACTGGATCGACGGCCTGCTGATCGGCCTGCTCGACGACCTCCTCAAGGTGCATATCCCGGGACTGGGTGTGTTGGCCCTTATCATTACAGTAACCCTGGCCGGGTTTCTGGGCACAACCATCCTTTTCAAGCCCCTCTTGCAACAACTCGACAAATTCCTCTCGACCACGCCCCTGATCAAAATTATTTACACCGCATTCAAAGACCTCATTGAGGCCTTTGTGGGACAGAAAAAACGCTTCAACGAACCCGTGCTGGTCAAAGTGGGCAAAGGCTATGAGCTCGAAAAGATAGGCTTCATCACGAACAAAGATTTAGCATTTCTTGGCATTCCCGACCACATGGTAGCCGTATATTTGCCCCACTCTTACGCCTGGTCGGGCAATTTGTTCATTGTGCCAGCTGAAAACGTCAGACCGCTGGATGCCCCGGCCACCGAAGTGATGAAGTTCATCATCTCGGCCGGCGTAACCCAACTCGAAAGCCAAAACGACAATGCAAACAACAAATAG
- the surE gene encoding 5'/3'-nucleotidase SurE, with translation MQTTNSKKPTILVTNDDGYFAPGLRKLIELMKPLGRLVVVAGEQPMSGMGHAITITTPLRIKTVTKSPDYEEYICNGTPVDCVKLGEQVVLRGKPDLVVSGINHGSNASINVIYSGTMAAVIEACIDDIPAIGYSLADWSHTADMSHVDEFVQVIARQVLEKGLPQGICLNVNIPPASTVPPKGIRICRQSHARWVEEFDSRQDPRGAEYHWLTGRFENDDKAEDTDQWALENNYISVVPVQYDLTAFKAIDMLKAWDLNELFLQKPNS, from the coding sequence ATGCAAACAACAAATAGCAAAAAACCTACCATACTGGTAACCAACGACGACGGCTATTTTGCTCCCGGACTTCGCAAACTTATCGAACTGATGAAGCCCCTGGGGCGGCTGGTGGTTGTGGCCGGTGAGCAGCCCATGTCGGGCATGGGACACGCCATCACCATCACCACCCCGCTCAGAATCAAGACAGTAACAAAAAGCCCTGATTACGAAGAATACATCTGCAACGGCACCCCCGTGGACTGTGTAAAACTCGGCGAACAGGTGGTGCTACGCGGCAAACCCGACCTGGTGGTCTCGGGCATCAATCACGGCTCGAATGCATCCATCAACGTCATCTACTCGGGCACCATGGCGGCTGTGATCGAAGCCTGCATCGACGATATCCCGGCCATTGGATACAGCCTGGCCGACTGGAGCCACACTGCCGATATGAGCCATGTGGATGAATTTGTGCAGGTGATTGCACGACAGGTGCTCGAAAAAGGATTACCCCAAGGTATCTGCCTCAATGTGAACATTCCTCCGGCCAGCACCGTCCCCCCTAAAGGCATCCGGATATGCCGACAGTCGCACGCCCGCTGGGTGGAAGAATTCGACTCGCGCCAAGATCCCCGCGGCGCGGAATACCACTGGCTTACAGGACGTTTCGAAAACGACGACAAAGCCGAGGATACCGACCAGTGGGCCCTCGAAAACAATTACATCTCGGTGGTACCTGTACAATACGACCTTACTGCTTTCAAAGCAATCGACATGCTCAAGGCATGGGATCTCAATGAGTTGTTCTTGCAAAAGCCCAATTCATGA
- a CDS encoding geranylgeranylglycerol-phosphate geranylgeranyltransferase codes for MKYLQLIRWPNLLIMLLAMMLLRHMVIVPRLAMAGIAPTDTGILFLLCAIATLLIASGGYIINDIMDIDVDRLNKPDKMIVTRTLSMSMAYKLYYGTTATGSLIGLYIGWKIGSLPTGAIFPVMAGALWFYSKRYKRMVLVGNLVVSFATAFVLAMVWIVEFFALSQQPEKFAQAIDVMPEITGFVMAYTMFALLASMLREVIKDIEDLEGDAKGGCRTFPVVYGILPAKNLSIALLTTLIFMIGFWQYILYIQHYTQAMIFLFLALAIALLLLARLALANLPVHYSQASFLSKILMVAGLLSLLFVLPHA; via the coding sequence ATGAAATACCTGCAACTGATACGCTGGCCCAACCTGCTCATCATGCTCCTTGCCATGATGCTGCTGCGCCATATGGTAATTGTCCCCCGGCTAGCCATGGCCGGTATTGCGCCAACCGATACCGGTATCCTTTTCCTGCTGTGTGCCATTGCCACCCTGCTCATCGCCTCAGGGGGCTATATCATCAACGACATCATGGATATCGACGTGGACCGGCTGAACAAACCGGACAAAATGATTGTGACCCGCACCCTCAGCATGTCGATGGCCTACAAACTTTATTACGGTACCACTGCGACAGGCAGCCTGATCGGGCTCTACATCGGTTGGAAAATCGGCAGCTTGCCCACCGGGGCCATATTTCCGGTGATGGCCGGCGCGTTGTGGTTCTATTCAAAACGCTACAAACGCATGGTGCTCGTTGGCAACCTGGTTGTTTCGTTTGCCACTGCCTTTGTGCTTGCCATGGTCTGGATCGTTGAATTTTTTGCTTTATCGCAACAACCTGAAAAGTTTGCCCAAGCCATAGATGTTATGCCCGAGATCACCGGCTTTGTGATGGCTTACACCATGTTTGCCCTGCTCGCAAGCATGCTCCGCGAAGTCATCAAAGACATCGAAGACCTGGAAGGCGATGCCAAAGGCGGATGCCGCACCTTTCCGGTGGTTTACGGCATTTTGCCGGCCAAAAACCTGAGCATCGCGTTGCTGACCACACTCATCTTCATGATTGGATTCTGGCAGTATATCCTTTACATCCAGCACTATACGCAAGCCATGATCTTTTTGTTCCTGGCGCTGGCCATTGCTTTGCTGCTGCTGGCCCGCCTGGCACTAGCCAACCTGCCCGTGCATTACAGCCAGGCCTCCTTCTTGTCGAAAATACTGATGGTTGCCGGGCTGCTTTCTTTATTATTTGTGCTTCCTCATGCTTGA
- a CDS encoding outer membrane beta-barrel protein, whose amino-acid sequence MRKLLSALLVVLLAGNLAAQRRTVVNLPKFDLEPYHFGFILAANQMQLTWKPVDGYQDMVWDKSSEAPDIDYSATTLKINEIQTKPVPGFSVGIVGNLRLGQFFDLRFIPTLALGDRSISYFIEPVDDKKSIFEIQKTMPSTSVDFPLHLKWRSSRHNNFAAYVLCGGKYSIEMASTKKIQSSNNDVPVKIDRHDLAAEAGAGVDFYTPYFKFGIEAKMSYGLLDILVKDQYMYSQALARLNNKVFQLSFTFE is encoded by the coding sequence ATGCGAAAATTACTATCAGCCCTGCTTGTTGTGCTGCTGGCAGGGAATCTGGCGGCCCAGCGCCGCACGGTGGTCAACCTGCCGAAATTCGATCTCGAACCCTACCATTTTGGCTTCATCCTGGCTGCCAACCAGATGCAGCTTACATGGAAACCTGTGGATGGATATCAGGATATGGTATGGGATAAAAGTTCCGAGGCACCTGATATAGACTATAGTGCTACAACCCTTAAAATCAACGAGATACAGACTAAACCAGTTCCAGGATTCTCTGTGGGCATCGTCGGAAACCTTCGGCTTGGCCAATTTTTCGATCTTCGTTTCATCCCAACGCTTGCCCTGGGCGACCGCAGTATTTCTTACTTTATTGAACCTGTTGACGATAAAAAAAGCATCTTCGAGATCCAAAAAACCATGCCTTCCACCAGCGTGGACTTCCCGCTGCACCTAAAATGGCGCTCCAGCAGGCACAACAATTTTGCTGCCTATGTACTTTGCGGAGGCAAATACAGCATCGAAATGGCTTCGACAAAAAAGATCCAAAGTTCGAATAATGATGTGCCCGTTAAGATTGATCGCCACGATTTGGCTGCAGAAGCCGGGGCCGGGGTTGATTTTTACACCCCTTACTTCAAATTCGGCATAGAAGCAAAGATGAGCTATGGTTTGCTGGACATTCTGGTCAAGGACCAATATATGTACAGCCAGGCACTTGCGAGGCTGAATAACAAAGTGTTTCAGCTTTCGTTCACTTTCGAGTAG
- a CDS encoding glycosyl hydrolase: protein MMKSTRTLLLACLTLGMLLQVWAQRRPQTGQTQAPVGPEILNGFKFRSIGPALMSGRIADIAIDPQNHHVWYVAVGSGGIWKTENSGTTWEPVFDNYGSYSIGCLTIDPSNNKRIWAGTGENVGGRHVGYGDGIYLSEDAGKTWANKGLKNSEHISKIIVHPTDPNTVWVAAQGPLWSKGGERGVYKTTDGGSTWKRVLGDEEWTGATDLLIDPRNPNRLYAATWQRHRTVAAYMGGGPGTAIYRSEDGGETWQKLTKGLPNQDMGKIGLAISPQRPDVIYAAIELERRTGAVYKSTDRGASWEKQSNTVAGGTGPHYYQELVACPHNFDRIYLMDVVTQVSDDGGKTFRRQNTRFKHVDNHALAFRPSDPLYMLSGNDGGLYETFDEGKTWKFVANLPVTQFYKVAVDDDFPFYNVYGGTQDNNTQGGPSRTGNVHGIRNADWFVTLFGDGHQPATEPGNPDIVYSQWQQGNLTRWDRKSGEMVYIKPQPGKDEGTERFNWDAPILVSPHKPTRLYHASQRVWRSEDRGDSWTPISGDLTRNRQRINERLMGKLWSWDSPWDLYAMSDYSTITSISESPVKEGLIWAGTDDGLLQVTEDGGKNWKTIPVNSLPGCPETAFVNDIKADLFDQNTVYVVLDNHKFGDFEPYIYKSTDLGKTWTSLKSNLPSRTLLWRVVQDHVKPELMFLGTEFGVWCTLDGGKRWMLLKNGLPVIAVRDLAIQKRENDLVAATFGRGFYILDDYSPLRQLDPQALQQPAAIFDTRPALWYIPRQVLGSDTKASKGDAYFVAENPPFGAVFTYYLKEGLQSPTQVRQETEKEARKAGEDIPFPGWESIENERRTPEPAIWLVITDQEGNYVNRVKGPRSKGLHRVSWNLGLPSKAAMREQAGEWEPRGPMAAPGTYYVSLYKQTAGNFELLAGPAPFEVRALNLNSLKGAEPQQVVAFWKEVQQARGRISAANTLLQSLISKTDLLERALGRTDTHPIELSAAINNLKQELLQLDEQMNGNRSKQQVGEDGPPTPNSRLSFVTTGTANATYGPTASHREQLQLALQQLEPIRNRLEQIRSTDLPALEKALQQAGAPWFEGLELPE, encoded by the coding sequence ATGATGAAATCAACCAGAACTTTGCTGCTGGCATGCCTGACCCTGGGTATGCTTTTACAGGTTTGGGCTCAACGGAGGCCACAAACCGGCCAAACTCAGGCCCCGGTCGGCCCTGAGATTCTCAACGGATTCAAATTCAGGAGTATAGGCCCCGCATTGATGTCGGGACGCATAGCCGATATTGCCATCGATCCCCAAAATCACCACGTATGGTATGTGGCAGTGGGGTCGGGTGGGATTTGGAAAACTGAAAACTCGGGCACTACCTGGGAGCCTGTATTCGACAATTATGGCAGTTACTCCATTGGCTGCCTCACCATCGATCCGAGCAACAACAAGCGCATCTGGGCCGGTACGGGCGAGAATGTCGGCGGCAGGCATGTGGGTTATGGCGATGGCATCTACCTGAGCGAAGATGCCGGCAAGACCTGGGCCAACAAAGGGCTTAAAAACTCTGAACACATTTCGAAAATCATTGTCCACCCCACCGATCCGAATACTGTCTGGGTTGCTGCCCAGGGGCCATTGTGGAGCAAAGGTGGCGAGCGGGGCGTATATAAGACTACCGACGGGGGCAGCACCTGGAAACGTGTGCTGGGCGACGAGGAGTGGACCGGAGCCACCGACCTGCTTATCGACCCGCGCAACCCGAACCGCTTGTATGCAGCCACCTGGCAGCGGCACCGCACTGTAGCAGCCTATATGGGTGGCGGTCCGGGCACTGCCATCTACCGCTCCGAAGATGGGGGCGAAACCTGGCAGAAACTCACCAAAGGCCTGCCAAACCAGGATATGGGCAAAATTGGCCTGGCCATCTCGCCCCAGCGACCTGATGTGATTTATGCCGCCATAGAGCTCGAACGACGCACCGGCGCCGTTTACAAAAGCACCGACCGTGGCGCAAGCTGGGAAAAACAATCCAACACCGTGGCCGGTGGCACCGGACCGCATTACTACCAGGAACTGGTGGCTTGTCCGCACAACTTCGACCGCATCTACCTGATGGATGTGGTTACCCAGGTGTCCGACGATGGTGGAAAGACCTTCCGCCGGCAAAACACCCGTTTCAAGCACGTGGATAACCACGCCCTTGCTTTCCGCCCCTCCGACCCGCTGTACATGCTCTCGGGCAATGACGGCGGCCTCTACGAAACCTTCGACGAAGGCAAGACATGGAAATTTGTGGCCAACCTGCCTGTCACCCAGTTTTATAAGGTGGCCGTTGACGACGATTTCCCCTTCTACAACGTGTATGGTGGCACACAGGACAACAACACCCAGGGTGGCCCCAGCCGCACCGGCAATGTGCATGGCATACGCAATGCCGACTGGTTTGTGACCCTCTTTGGCGACGGCCACCAGCCGGCCACCGAACCAGGCAATCCCGACATCGTTTATTCGCAATGGCAGCAAGGCAACCTGACCCGTTGGGACCGCAAAAGCGGCGAAATGGTGTATATCAAACCCCAGCCGGGAAAAGACGAAGGTACGGAACGTTTCAACTGGGATGCGCCCATTCTGGTCAGCCCGCACAAGCCCACCAGGTTGTATCACGCTTCGCAACGGGTGTGGCGCTCCGAAGACCGGGGCGACAGCTGGACGCCCATCTCGGGCGACCTGACCCGCAACCGCCAACGCATCAACGAACGGCTTATGGGCAAACTCTGGAGCTGGGACAGCCCCTGGGACCTGTATGCCATGTCGGATTACAGCACCATCACCTCAATATCGGAATCACCTGTAAAAGAGGGCCTTATATGGGCAGGAACTGATGACGGACTGCTTCAGGTTACCGAAGATGGAGGCAAAAACTGGAAAACCATCCCCGTGAATAGCCTTCCGGGCTGCCCAGAAACAGCTTTTGTGAACGACATCAAAGCCGACCTCTTCGATCAAAATACTGTTTATGTGGTGCTCGACAACCATAAGTTCGGCGACTTTGAGCCATACATCTACAAAAGCACCGACCTGGGCAAAACATGGACAAGCCTTAAATCCAACCTTCCTTCGCGCACCCTGCTCTGGCGGGTGGTACAAGACCATGTGAAACCTGAGCTGATGTTTCTGGGCACAGAGTTTGGCGTGTGGTGCACCCTCGACGGCGGTAAAAGATGGATGCTGCTCAAAAATGGCCTACCGGTGATAGCCGTACGCGACCTGGCCATCCAAAAACGCGAAAACGACCTGGTGGCTGCCACCTTTGGCCGCGGTTTTTACATCCTCGACGATTACAGCCCACTGCGCCAGCTCGATCCGCAGGCCCTGCAACAACCGGCTGCCATCTTCGATACCCGGCCCGCACTTTGGTATATCCCACGCCAGGTGCTGGGAAGTGATACCAAAGCCAGCAAAGGCGACGCCTATTTTGTGGCCGAAAACCCACCCTTTGGAGCTGTGTTCACCTACTACCTGAAAGAAGGTCTGCAAAGCCCAACCCAGGTGCGACAGGAAACGGAAAAAGAAGCCCGCAAAGCTGGGGAAGACATCCCTTTTCCAGGCTGGGAAAGCATTGAAAACGAACGCCGTACGCCCGAACCTGCCATCTGGCTGGTGATCACCGACCAGGAAGGCAATTACGTGAACCGGGTGAAAGGACCACGCAGCAAAGGTCTGCACCGTGTGAGCTGGAACCTCGGATTGCCCTCAAAAGCAGCCATGCGCGAACAGGCCGGCGAATGGGAACCCAGAGGCCCGATGGCTGCACCCGGAACATACTACGTGAGCCTCTACAAACAAACGGCCGGAAATTTTGAGCTGCTGGCCGGACCGGCCCCCTTCGAAGTGCGTGCTCTAAACCTGAACAGCCTTAAGGGCGCCGAACCCCAGCAGGTGGTGGCCTTCTGGAAAGAAGTGCAACAGGCCAGAGGCCGCATCTCGGCAGCAAATACCCTGCTGCAAAGCCTCATCAGCAAAACCGACCTGCTCGAACGTGCACTCGGCCGCACCGACACCCATCCCATTGAACTCTCGGCTGCCATCAACAATCTGAAACAGGAATTGCTGCAGTTGGACGAACAAATGAACGGAAACCGAAGCAAGCAACAAGTCGGAGAAGACGGTCCGCCAACCCCCAACAGCCGACTCAGCTTTGTGACCACAGGTACAGCCAACGCCACCTACGGACCTACAGCTTCGCACAGGGAACAACTGCAGCTCGCCCTGCAACAACTCGAACCCATACGAAACCGGCTCGAACAAATCCGAAGCACCGATCTTCCTGCTTTGGAAAAAGCGCTGCAACAAGCCGGTGCACCCTGGTTCGAAGGCCTCGAACTTCCTGAATAA
- a CDS encoding HAD-IIIA family hydrolase, translated as MSNYKSLLRNINTFVFDYDGVMTDGVIVLNNDGEPLRTANVKDGYALQLIRKLGYHIAIISGGYSPSMLRRFESLNIENVFLGVSNKLEVFEQFLQQHHIQPEQVVYMGDDIPDYRPMKLAGVPVCPSDAAEEIKRISVYISRYPGGHGCVRDIIEQVLKVQGRWMTDEAHHW; from the coding sequence ATGAGCAACTACAAATCCCTGCTACGAAACATCAACACCTTTGTTTTCGATTACGACGGCGTGATGACCGATGGGGTGATTGTTCTCAACAACGACGGAGAACCCCTGCGCACAGCCAACGTGAAAGACGGGTATGCCCTACAGCTGATCCGCAAACTGGGCTACCACATCGCCATCATCTCCGGAGGCTACTCGCCCTCCATGCTTCGCCGCTTCGAGTCGCTGAACATCGAAAACGTTTTTCTGGGCGTGAGCAACAAACTCGAAGTTTTTGAACAGTTTTTGCAGCAACACCATATCCAACCTGAACAAGTGGTCTATATGGGCGACGACATCCCCGATTACAGGCCGATGAAACTGGCCGGCGTGCCGGTTTGTCCCTCCGATGCTGCCGAAGAAATAAAACGCATCAGCGTGTATATCAGCCGATATCCCGGTGGCCATGGATGTGTGCGCGATATCATCGAACAGGTGCTCAAAGTGCAGGGCCGCTGGATGACCGACGAAGCCCACCATTGGTAA